One segment of Engraulis encrasicolus isolate BLACKSEA-1 chromosome 7, IST_EnEncr_1.0, whole genome shotgun sequence DNA contains the following:
- the LOC134452647 gene encoding uncharacterized protein LOC134452647: MVQCCVPLCKNRNDVDKGFPFYRFPVDDKVSKKWLELIRRDKFTPTTNTRICGWHFPNGKEAGPTRFAWNEGKAFQSIGQPAKQLRTALPVTEEDEAEAGPCHLEVHHVRTTELLQIDNVKLKEDNLRLHTQLENQKQTFSFDQISSMPRKVFYYTGLPDAATVFFLDAHLSKFPLKYNYDWTVQIMPLIDQLLLTLMKLRLNCGIEDLSTRFNCSRTTVTNIFLTISSALHDILYVGMMEGNIPSRFKNQTSLPECFLPFPNCRIVLDCTEVAICNNESLDNLSKLYSHYKGCTTLKALVGVAPNGVMTFVSDLYGGSISDKAITADSGVLEQLVPGDMVIADKGFTIRNILPEGVSLNIPTFLVDGQFTLQQVHHNRLIARVRVHVERSIQRLKTFRILKEIPHQYQKHANKILKACVCLMNLQTPILREVYTIDHTSYH, encoded by the exons ATGGTGCAGTGCTGTGTCCCGCTGTGTAAAAACAGAAATGACGTTGACAAAGGATTTCCTTTTTACCGCTTTCCTGTCGACGACAAAGTGAGCAAAAAGTGGCTGGAGTTGATACG acgtGACAAATTCACTCCTACTACCAATACAAGGATCTGCGggtggcatttcccaaatggaaaGGAAGCAGGACCAACACGATTTGCCTGGAACGAGGGGAAGGCTTTTCAGTCCATTGGTCAGCCAGCCAAACAACTTAGGACAGCACTCCCTGTCACTGAGGAAGACGAGGCAGAGGCAGGTCCATGCCACCTTGAAGTTCATCATGTTCGTACAACTGAATTGTTGCAAATTGATAATGTAAAGCTCAAAGAAGACAATTTAAGATTGCACACACAATTAGAGAATCAAAAGCAAACCTTTTCATTCGACCAAATATCCTCCATGCCCCGCAAAGTCTTTTATTACACAGGCTTGCCTGATGCTGCGACAGTTTTCTTTCTAGATGCCCATCTTTCCAAATTTCCCCTCAAGTATAATTATGATTGGACTGTCCAAATTATGCCACTAATTGATCAATTGCTGTTAACTCTGATGAAGCTCCGGCTGAATTGTGGGATCGAAGACCTCTCCACCAGATTTAATTGCAGTCGAACCACAGTCACCAATATTTTCTTGACCATCTCCAGTGCCCTACATGACATCTTGTATGTAGGAATGATGGAAGGCAACATCCCTTCCCGTTTCAAAAATCAAACCTCCCTGCCAGAGTGCTTCCTCCCATTCCCCAACTGCCGTATTGTGCTTGACTGCACTGAAGTGGCTATCTGCAACAACGAAAGCCTCGATAACCTAAGTAAGCTGTACAGCCATTACAAAGGATGCACCACACTTAAGGCTCTCGTCGGTGTGGCCCCCAATGGCGTTATGACATTTGTCAGTGACCTGTATGGTGGGAGCATATCGGACAAAGCCATAACAGCTGACAGCGGAGTGCTAGAACAACTTGTGCCAGGGGACATGGTGATTGCTGACAAGGGGTTCACCATCCGCAACATTTTACCCGAAGGTGTTTCCCTCAACATCCCCACATTCCTAGTTGATGGACAGTTCACACTACAGCAAGTTCACCACAATAGACTGATTGCCAGGGTCAGAGTCCATGTGGAACGTTCTATTCAGCGCCTGAAAACATTCCGCATTTTGAAAGAAATCCCACATCAGTACCAGAAGCATGCCAACAAGATCTTgaaagcatgtgtgtgcttgatgaACTTACAGACACCCATTCTGAGGGAAGTATATACAATTGATCATACCAGTTATCATTAA
- the LOC134452648 gene encoding arrestin-C-like: MAKVFKKTSGNGQLTLLLGKRDYVDHVDSVDTVEGVLKVDPAGLNGKKAWIQLCAAFRYGREDLDVIGLSFRKDIWFQQVQLYPPADHKPAKTAMHEALMTKAGEQGIPFTFQIPTNLPCSVTLQPGDEDKSKACGVDYEVKGYVADAADNPDEKIEKKDTCRLIIRKIQFAPDKAGSGPSQEASKNSINITASLDKEIYYHGEGIPIKVKATNNSGKVMKKVQIKIDQTTDVVLYSADKYTKSVVNKEFDESLDNGATLDKTFTVTPLMSENKEQKGLALDGRLKDEDTNLASTTILRPGMEKEVLGILVTYKVKVTLTSGGGGMLGSLTSTEATVEVPLILMNPKPA, from the exons ATGGCCAA GGTTTTCAAGAAAACCAGCGGAAATGGCCAGTTGACCCTTTTGCTGGGGAAGAGAGACTATGTTGACCATGTGGACAGTGTTGATACCGTTG AGGGTGTGTTGAAAGTTGACCCTGCTGGCCTGAATGGCAAGAAAG CCTGGATTCAGCTGTGCGCCGCTTTCCGCTACGGTCGCGAGGACCTGGATGTCATTGGCCTGTCCTTCAGGAAAGACATCTGGTTCCAGCAGGTACAGCTGTACCCCCCAGCAGACCACAAGCCCGCCAAGACAGCCATGCACGAAGCCCTGATGACCAAGGCTGGGGAACAGGGCATCCCCTTCACTTTCCAG ATCCCAACAAACCTGCCATGCTCTGTCACACTCCAGCCAGGTGACGAGGACAAAAGCAAG GCTTGCGGTGTGGACTATGAGGTCAAGGGATATGTTGCAGATGCGGCTGACAACCCTGATGAGAAGATTGAGAAGAA GGACACATGCCGGCTAATCATTCGTAAGATTCAGTTTGCCCCTGACAAGGCTGGATCAGGCCCCTCACAAGAGGCCAGCAAGAACTCCATCAACATCACAGCCAGTCTAGACAAGGAG ATCTATTACCACGGGGAGGGCATCCCCATCAAAGTCAAGGCCACAAACAACAGCGGCAAAGTCATGAAGAAAGTCCAGATTAAGA TTGACCAGACCACAGATGTGGTGCTGTACTCTGCTGACAAATACACAAAGAGCGTCGTAAACAAGGAGTTTGA TGAATCGCTGGATAACGGTGCAACACTGGACAAGACTTTCACGGTCACTCCACTGATGTCTGAGAACAAGGAGCAGAAGGGCCTGGCTCTGGACGGCAGACTCAAGGATGAGGACACCAATCTGGCCTCAACCACAAT TTTGAGGCCTGGAATGGAGAAGGAGGTCTTGGGAATCTTGGTCACCTACAAAGTCAAGGTCACCTTGACATCAGGTGGTGGAGG CATGCTGGGAAGTCTGACATCCAC TGAGGCAACAGTGGAGGTTCCCCTTATCCTGATGAACCCCAAGCCTGCATAA